The following coding sequences lie in one Musa acuminata AAA Group cultivar baxijiao chromosome BXJ3-1, Cavendish_Baxijiao_AAA, whole genome shotgun sequence genomic window:
- the LOC103997786 gene encoding putative invertase inhibitor, translated as MTPPSSACFLLALALLLYCHLPPADASVEETCEAAAGNDPNIHYDFCVKSLHENPGSCSADTKGLAIIAANLSYPRAAATKSKVKSLLQVATDRKAKQCLQTCLSTYSDLIPALTESISALEDDRIWDAKTYLSATTESPQDCEDGFEELRVSSPLSDENGEVGQLCTIALAITNMLG; from the coding sequence ATGACGCCGCCCTCTTCCGCTTGTTTCCTCCTCGCGCTGGCCCTCCTCCTCTATTGCCACCTTCCTCCTGCCGACGCTTCGGTGGAGGAGACATGCGAGGCCGCGGCTGGCAACGACCCCAACATCCACTACGACTTCTGCGTGAAGTCCCTCCATGAAAATCCGGGAAGCTGCTCGGCGGACACGAAGGGGCTGGCGATCATCGCCGCCAACTTGTCGTACCCCAGAGCGGCCGCCACTAAGTCGAAGGTCAAAAGCTTGCTTCAGGTAGCGACGGATCGCAAAGCGAAGCAGTGTCTGCAGACCTGCTTGAGCACCTACAGCGATCTGATCCCCGCCCTCACCGAGTCGATCAGCGCTCTGGAGGATGATCGTATCTGGGATGCCAAGACGTATCTCAGCGCCACCACGGAGTCGCCGCAGGACTGTGAAGATGGGTTTGAGGAGCTGCGCGTGTCCTCACCGTTGTCGGACGAGAACGGTGAGGTGGGGCAGCTTTGCACTATTGCGTTGGCTATCACCAATATGTTGGGATGA
- the LOC103996215 gene encoding protein TRIGALACTOSYLDIACYLGLYCEROL 4, chloroplastic isoform X2, whose translation MTSLRLAMDTAFWDLNVSSAQNLEGTARAVPGEAAPLGMARASRLLRPQQLSFLSRAFPLGLVPSFAPTPRKDLGSFAIQSLLLGPSSDRWMGLVGQFRPRKLISNIKKEVTMGDELELPQFKDVAKHFLDKSLYALGLFSQISLTPETSLLFNVERHGDKTGQRAKAMLLHELPSHDVTIEAAWPELFLDSKGNYWDVPTSVSLDVTSLIPDTGLWYRFGLHKNSGQPEARNSSSTDIPLTLLPGVCAKAAVSYEKSMDFWREQEKSTRARNLVKKPAWISSYDERLEEPHATISGIIGGTYAAWFGDGNISNPKRRNQFHADFFGSLCYTIQHGKFKKDFNDLRRISARLDICSASAFMKGVSHLIFDTTKRQVDTEFNPLATPRLNVILQQQVAGPIVFSVDSRVSLVSPSGKHMPCVDDVMFGLSYSFRKLKSGKILAWFSPKRKESMVELRLFEF comes from the exons ATGACGAGTCTTCGGTTGGCGATGGACACGGCGTTCTGGGACCTGAACGTGTCGTCGGCGCAAAACCTGGAGGGCACGGCCCGGGCCGTCCCCGGGGAGGCGGCGCCGTTGGGGATGGCCCGGGCGAGCCGCCTCCTCCGCCCGCAGCAGCTCTCCTTCCTCTCCCGCGCCTTCCCCCTCGGCCTCGTCCCTTCCTTCGCCCCGACCCCCCGCAAGGACCTCGGCTCCTTCGCCATTCAGTCCCTCCTCCTCGGCCCCTCCTCCGACAG GTGGATGGGATTAGTTGGCCAATTCCGTCCAAGAAAAttgatatcaaatatcaagaaagaagtgaCAATGGGAGATGAGCTAGAGTTGCCTCAGTTCAAGGACGTTGCAAAGCATTTTCTGGACAAGTCGCTGTATGCACTTGGTTTGTTCTCGCAAATTTCTCTAACACCGGAGACCTCATTACTCTTCAATGTGGAAAGACATGGTGATAAGACGGGCCAACGTGCAAAAGCAATGCTCTTGCACGAG CTGCCAAGTCATGATGTTACAATAGAAGCAGCATGGCCTGAGTTGTTTCTGGACAGTAAGGGAAATTATTGGGATGTTCCAACTTCAGTATCCCTAGATGTAACTTCTCTAATACCTGACACTGGTTTGTGGTATCGTTTTGGTTTACACAAAAACAGTGGGCAACCTGAAGCTCGCAACTCTTCATCTACTGATATTCCCTTGACTCTTCTGCCTGGAGTATGTGCCAAAGCAGCTGTTTCATATGAGAAGAGCATGGATTTTTGGAGGGAACAGGAGAAGAGTACTAGAGCAAGAAATTTGGTCAAGAAACCTGCATGGATATCCTCTTATGATGAACGACTCGAAGAACCCCATGCAACAATATCAGGAATCATTG GTGGTACTTATGCAGCATGGTTTGGAGATGGCAACATTTCGAATCctaaaagaagaaatcaatttcATGCAGACTTCTTTGGCTCATTATGCTACACGATTCAGCATGGAAAATTTAAGAAGGATTTCAATGATCTTAGAAGAATAAGTGCTCGCTTGGACATTTGTTCAGCTTCAGCATTTATGAAAGGTGTCAGCCATCTGATATTTGACACTACCAAACGACAAGTTGACACAGAATTTAATCCTCTTGCTACCCCAAGGCTTAATGTAATCCTTCAACAGCAG GTGGCAGGGCCCATAGTCTTCTCTGTGGATTCCAGAGTATCCCTGGTATCCCCATCTGGGAAGCACATGCCTTGTGTTGATGATGTCATGTTTGGCTTGAGCTACTCTTTCAGGAAGTTAAAATCTGGGAAAATTCTGGCTTGGTTTTCTCCTAAGAGGAAAGAATCAATGGTTGAACTGCGCCTTTTTGAGTTTTAG
- the LOC103996215 gene encoding protein TRIGALACTOSYLDIACYLGLYCEROL 4, chloroplastic isoform X1, producing MTSLRLAMDTAFWDLNVSSAQNLEGTARAVPGEAAPLGMARASRLLRPQQLSFLSRAFPLGLVPSFAPTPRKDLGSFAIQSLLLGPSSDRWWMGLVGQFRPRKLISNIKKEVTMGDELELPQFKDVAKHFLDKSLYALGLFSQISLTPETSLLFNVERHGDKTGQRAKAMLLHELPSHDVTIEAAWPELFLDSKGNYWDVPTSVSLDVTSLIPDTGLWYRFGLHKNSGQPEARNSSSTDIPLTLLPGVCAKAAVSYEKSMDFWREQEKSTRARNLVKKPAWISSYDERLEEPHATISGIIGGTYAAWFGDGNISNPKRRNQFHADFFGSLCYTIQHGKFKKDFNDLRRISARLDICSASAFMKGVSHLIFDTTKRQVDTEFNPLATPRLNVILQQQVAGPIVFSVDSRVSLVSPSGKHMPCVDDVMFGLSYSFRKLKSGKILAWFSPKRKESMVELRLFEF from the exons ATGACGAGTCTTCGGTTGGCGATGGACACGGCGTTCTGGGACCTGAACGTGTCGTCGGCGCAAAACCTGGAGGGCACGGCCCGGGCCGTCCCCGGGGAGGCGGCGCCGTTGGGGATGGCCCGGGCGAGCCGCCTCCTCCGCCCGCAGCAGCTCTCCTTCCTCTCCCGCGCCTTCCCCCTCGGCCTCGTCCCTTCCTTCGCCCCGACCCCCCGCAAGGACCTCGGCTCCTTCGCCATTCAGTCCCTCCTCCTCGGCCCCTCCTCCGACAGGTG GTGGATGGGATTAGTTGGCCAATTCCGTCCAAGAAAAttgatatcaaatatcaagaaagaagtgaCAATGGGAGATGAGCTAGAGTTGCCTCAGTTCAAGGACGTTGCAAAGCATTTTCTGGACAAGTCGCTGTATGCACTTGGTTTGTTCTCGCAAATTTCTCTAACACCGGAGACCTCATTACTCTTCAATGTGGAAAGACATGGTGATAAGACGGGCCAACGTGCAAAAGCAATGCTCTTGCACGAG CTGCCAAGTCATGATGTTACAATAGAAGCAGCATGGCCTGAGTTGTTTCTGGACAGTAAGGGAAATTATTGGGATGTTCCAACTTCAGTATCCCTAGATGTAACTTCTCTAATACCTGACACTGGTTTGTGGTATCGTTTTGGTTTACACAAAAACAGTGGGCAACCTGAAGCTCGCAACTCTTCATCTACTGATATTCCCTTGACTCTTCTGCCTGGAGTATGTGCCAAAGCAGCTGTTTCATATGAGAAGAGCATGGATTTTTGGAGGGAACAGGAGAAGAGTACTAGAGCAAGAAATTTGGTCAAGAAACCTGCATGGATATCCTCTTATGATGAACGACTCGAAGAACCCCATGCAACAATATCAGGAATCATTG GTGGTACTTATGCAGCATGGTTTGGAGATGGCAACATTTCGAATCctaaaagaagaaatcaatttcATGCAGACTTCTTTGGCTCATTATGCTACACGATTCAGCATGGAAAATTTAAGAAGGATTTCAATGATCTTAGAAGAATAAGTGCTCGCTTGGACATTTGTTCAGCTTCAGCATTTATGAAAGGTGTCAGCCATCTGATATTTGACACTACCAAACGACAAGTTGACACAGAATTTAATCCTCTTGCTACCCCAAGGCTTAATGTAATCCTTCAACAGCAG GTGGCAGGGCCCATAGTCTTCTCTGTGGATTCCAGAGTATCCCTGGTATCCCCATCTGGGAAGCACATGCCTTGTGTTGATGATGTCATGTTTGGCTTGAGCTACTCTTTCAGGAAGTTAAAATCTGGGAAAATTCTGGCTTGGTTTTCTCCTAAGAGGAAAGAATCAATGGTTGAACTGCGCCTTTTTGAGTTTTAG
- the LOC103996207 gene encoding haloacid dehalogenase-like hydrolase domain-containing protein Sgpp, which produces MSISPDSHASESSLTRLAPVEAVLFDVDGTLCDSDPLHYYAFREMLLEIGYNNGVPVDEEFFIKNIAGRHNDDIASILFPDWDHEKAIKFVDDKEAMFRRLVSKELKPIEGLHKLCKWVEDRGLKRAAVTNAPRLNAELMISMLGLTDFFQVVVVGSECERAKPFPDPYLKALKELKASAEHSFVFEDSASGIKAGVAAGMPVFGLTTRNPEKSLIEAGASFLIKDYEDPKLWMSLEELNRVQQS; this is translated from the exons ATGTCGATCTCTCCGGACTCGCACGCTTCTGAAAG TTCTCTTACTAGACTTGCTCCGGTTGAAGCAGTTCTATTTGATGTTGACGGAACCCTGTGTGATTCGGATCCTCTTCATTATTATGCTTTTCGAGAAATGCTGCTAGAG ATTGGCTATAATAATGGAGTCCCCGTAGATGAAGAATTCTTCATAAAAAATATTGCTGGAAGGCACAATGATGATATTGCTAGTATCTTATTTCCTGACTGGGATCATGAGAAGGCCATTAAATTTGTTGATGATAAGGAAGCAATGTTCCGAAG GTTAGTATCTAAAGAGTTGAAGCCAATAGAAGGTCTTCACAAGCTATGCAAGTGGGTCGAGGATCGAGGCCTGAAGCGTGCAGCAGTCACTAACGCCCCAAGGCTTAATGCAGAGCTTATGATTTCAATGCTCGGTCTGACTGATTTCTTCCAAGTTGTAGTAGTTGGGAGCGAATGTGAGAGAGCTAAACCATTCCCTGATCCTTACTTGAAGGCTCTCAAGGAACTCAAGGCATCTGCTGAACATTCATTTGTTTTCGAG GACTCAGCATCAGGAATAAAAGCCGGTGTAGCTGCTGGAATGCCTGTTTTCGGTTTAACAACCAGGAACCCTGAGAAGTCTCTGATAGAAGCAGGAGCTTCTTTCCTTATAAAGGACTATGAAGATCCAAAGCTTTGGATGTCATTGGAAGAACTGAACAGGGTACAACAATCCTGA
- the LOC103996229 gene encoding berberine bridge enzyme-like D-2, whose translation MRRRRSLLSINSLLSSLSLILTTTMDRNHRVLFLGVSLFSCFFTIIHSEVNTTTAGGISTSTSILTSCLRSSGVRNFTVSSSPPSAAYSLLLNSSIRNLRFAGPDTPKPSAIILPCTKEDLRNAVLCLRKASLAIRVRSGGHSYEGLSYTGDPYVPFAVVDLVNLNKVRVDPDSLTAWAESGATVGEIYYAVAASNRSLAFSAGSCTTVGSGGQISGGGFGLLSRKYGLAADNVLDAVLIDSSGRVLNRESMGEDVFWAIRGGGGGSWGAVYAWKLRLVPVPERVTACTPTRSGPTRSVAELVHKWQYVAPSLPDELYLSVYIAGSGGGNVSASFTGFFLVPRGAAISILSQRFPELGLAESDCDEVSWIESAVRFAGLDSVSDLTSRRSRGRAFFKAKSDYVRAPIGKNGLIAALDWLSKKEEAYVILDPYGGEMGRVRSDRIAFPHRGGNLYGIQYMVDWSAEETGEGYVAWLRGFYEYMGRYVSKKPRAAYVNYVDLDLGTVDWSGGGPRNAVGDARVWGERYFLGNYDRLVKAKTQIDPHNVFNNAQSIPPLPTTRG comes from the coding sequence ATGCGACGGCGCAGGTCACTTCTCTCTATAAACTCGCTTCTTTCCTCTTTATCTCTCATCCTTACCACCACCATGGACAGAAACCACCGTGTCCTCTTCCTCGGTGTTTCCCTCTTCTCCTGTTTCTTCACCATCATCCACTCGGAGGTCAATACTACTACTGCTGGTGGAATCAGTACGAGCACTTCAATTCTCACCTCGTGCCTCCGGTCTTCTGGTGTCCGAAACTTCACCGTCTCCTCGTCTCCACCCTCCGCTGCTTACTCCCTCCTCCTCAACTCTTCCATCCGAAACCTTCGCTTCGCTGGCCCTGACACCCCCAAACCCAGCGCTATAATCCTCCCATGCACGAAAGAGGATCTCCGGAACGCTGTTCTTTGCCTGCGCAAGGCCTCCTTGGCCATCAGGGTGAGAAGCGGCGGCCACAGCTATGAAGGCTTGTCCTACACCGGCGACCCGTACGTTCCTTTCGCGGTCGTGGACCTCGTGAACCTGAACAAGGTCCGAGTCGACCCTGACTCCctcaccgcctgggctgagtccgGCGCTACGGTGGGGGAGATATACTACGCCGTGGCCGCATCGAACCGGTCGCTAGCCTTCTCCGCCGGGTCGTGCACCACTGTCGGAAGCGGCGGACAGATCTCCGGCGGCGGGTTCGGGCTTCTCTCCCGGAAGTATGGACTCGCCGCCGACAACGTCCTCGACGCGGTCTTGATCGACTCCTCCGGCCGGGTCCTGAACCGGGAGTCGATGGGAGAGGACGTCTTCTGGGCGATccgtggcggcggcggtggcagctggggCGCCGTCTACGCGTGGAAGCTGCGACTCGTCCCTGTCCCGGAGCGCGTCACCGCGTGCACCCCCACCCGGTCCGGCCCGACGCGTTCGGTAGCCGAGTTGGTTCACAAGTGGCAGTACGTGGCGCCGAGTCTGCCCGACGAGCTGTACCTGTCCGTGTACATCGCCGGGTCAGGGGGCGGCAACGTCTCCGCCTCGTTCACAGGCTTCTTCCTCGTCCCGAGAGGAGCGGCGATCTCCATACTGAGTCAGCGATTCCCGGAGCTGGGACTGGCGGAGTCGGACTGCGACGAGGTGAGCTGGATCGAGTCGGCGGTCCGATTCGCCGGATTGGACTCGGTGTCGGACCTGACGAGCCGCAGATCGCGGGGGAGGGCATTCTTCAAAGCCAAGTCGGACTACGTGCGGGCCCCGATCGGCAAAAATGGGCTGATCGCAGCCCTTGATTGGCTATCAAAGAAGGAAGAAGCGTACGTTATATTGGATCCCTACGGCGGGGAGATGGGGAGGGTGAGAAGCGATCGGATAGCGTTCCCTCACCGAGGGGGGAACCTGTACGGGATCCAGTACATGGTAGATTGGAGCGCGGAGGAGACGGGGGAGGGGTACGTGGCGTGGCTGCGAGGGTTCTACGAGTACATGGGGCGATACGTGTCGAAGAAACCCCGGGCGGCGTACGTGAACTACGTCGACCTGGATTTGGGGACGGTGGACTGGAGCGGAGGTGGGCCCCGGAATGCGGTGGGTGACGCTCGGGTGTGGGGGGAGCGGTACTTCTTGGGGAATTACGACCGGTTGGTGAAGGCGAAGACCCAAATTGACCCGCACAATGTCTTCAATAACGCCCAAAGCATTCCACCTCTTCCTACGACACGTGGCTAA
- the LOC103996236 gene encoding agamous-like MADS-box protein MADS3 codes for MKPRKTEWSRASRQHHHQMGRGRVELKRIENKINRQVTFSKRRSGLLKKAYELSVLCDAEVALIIFSSRGKLFEFGSGEVCKTLERYQSYRYASQETNVDYHETETQSWYQEFFKLKVKYESLQRSHRHLLGEDLGTLGVKELQQLEKQLDLALSQSRQTKLKLLMEQIEDLQKNERQLEEVNRKLKDKLQVEGSSSRAIQRCWESKSMAEGNPLPLHPCPANAVYPEPTLQIGYYQHFGRPEAATTTGAAGENNVMVGWLR; via the exons ATGAAACCTCGTAAGACTGAGTGGTCGCGAGCATCTCGTCAGCATCATCATCAGATGGGGAGAGGAAGAGTGGAGCTGAAGAGGATCGAGAACAAGATCAACCGGCAGGTAACCTTCTCGAAGCGCCGCAGCGGCCTCCTCAAGAAGGCCTACGAGCTCTCCGTCCTCTGCGACGCCGAGGTCGCCCTCATTATCTTCTCCAGCCGCGGCAAGCTCTTCGAGTTCGGCAGCGGCGA GGTATGTAAAACACTTGAGCGGTATCAAAGCTATCGTTATGCATCTCAAGAAACTAATGTGGATTATCATGAAACTGAG ACACAAAGCTGGTATCAGGAATTTTTCAAGTTGAAAGTAAAATATGAGTCTCTGCAACGATCACACAG GCATCTGCTTGGTGAGGATCTTGGAACACTAGGTGTGAAAGAACTGCAGCAACTTGAAAAACAACTTGATTTGGCATTGTCTCAATCCAGACAAACAAAG TTAAAACTATTGATGGAGCAGATAGAAGATCTCCAGAAAAAT GAGCGTCAACTGGAAGAGGTTAACAGGAAGCTAAAGGATAAG CTTCAGGTGGAAGGCAGCTCTTCCAGGGCCATTCAAAGGTGCTGGGAATCCAAATCCATGGCTGAAGGCAATCCCCTCCCCTTGCATCCTTGTCCTGCGAACGCCGTCTACCCTGAACCAACTCTGCAGATTGG GTATTATCAACATTTTGGCCGCCCTGAAGCTGCCACCACAACGGGCGCCGCTGGGGAGAACAACGTCATGGTGGGCTGGCTTCGTTGA